A DNA window from Mycobacterium dioxanotrophicus contains the following coding sequences:
- the nrdH gene encoding glutaredoxin-like protein NrdH has product MTVTVYTKPGCVQCQATFKALDKAGIEYSFIDVTTDEQARDYVQSLGYLAAPVVVAGKDHWSGFRPDRIGRLASLPA; this is encoded by the coding sequence ATGACAGTAACGGTTTACACCAAGCCCGGATGTGTTCAATGCCAGGCCACTTTCAAGGCACTCGATAAAGCCGGAATTGAATATTCGTTTATCGACGTCACAACCGACGAACAAGCCCGCGACTACGTGCAGTCGCTCGGCTATCTGGCCGCGCCCGTCGTGGTCGCCGGCAAAGACCACTGGTCCGGGTTCCGGCCAGATCGCATAGGCCGGCTCGCCAGCCTCCCCGCCTGA